One segment of Heterodontus francisci isolate sHetFra1 chromosome 26, sHetFra1.hap1, whole genome shotgun sequence DNA contains the following:
- the evpla gene encoding envoplakin a isoform X3 yields MDKDINDLKRRSQQIAPLKARRSLVSKPIPVEALCDWEDEQNEISRGEKLMLQNNADPENWVVANSMNKTQCAPGVCFNIPPTDPEAITRANRLAKDIDDLKRKRSDTENKLKNRYNELSQLKQPNQFNQTSLFAAPVTSFGSGKDDPQSKDLLSKLDKINGDLGETEKQMITQMRLPINQSAPTKDITNRLKEQESVNKRLQKIGAEKDSVQRECESFLSKKPAGPSVSQLPTKLNNVKNKYNDITSLANQYQNKAKSQLDLEDSIDKADVALRKIESNLAEESVIPVASNAMQQRRTELQRLRQELNNDQDKLQKVNQDLKRTEYSCKSLELNFQEYCPDIKKQQVEVQKLNNRFQNASDQLDLRDEMLQNADIAHQRYKTSQQDLNTWMNNLPSNQVQPTASLNEVNAKLQAQKKVVNDIKKKEPEKDALIALSYDLQSTLNNYETNNEKYRASLDPITGPSNVKKLRTQNLKESINDQEKDTVKRFAEVSSSNDQLLNQLDFVTKIKQKQQESPVNEVITQKNVQSENALFARKGIDLQQQFKDEEKKTKLAVTTLQEQNKRLSLLRAQRPVDKMEEKEVVEYYRDPKVETNLSALRNKIHDVRNQRLGMQNDINSTKQKISLLEDEQKNSKTGQVIKEVKKVERNPALDVEAENLRSEISTLRREKQITISDWDRLTRQVTILEQKPINIKEKVVMIEKVKVEKDPVMLKASRSLQNEIDDESQKKQSLTEKIRLLRTQIETLEKQTGKTDPKVMIKEIKKVEKDPQLEKDLARLRNLCQDENQKNNILKEELSELQREYRIIADQKPKIEMKEIVRENFCVLPETEKEIIKLKKEIRETAKRRGDVEMEITIAQGDLEVLKDRKPQIQYKDITQEVVKLQKSPEMLKEIDQLKRQLPQMDDDYNDMQGNIKRLKTERDEWRKERSKVETKVVTKDITKYEDDPILEKEAVRLRKIVREESEKRRYTESLVFDLQNMFSQLQRQKPEEKIVVKEIVRLEKDPKLTIEHDNLGNTLDEERKQRRTLERDVQHLTALVEEKEAELNLEEEKSIRQEIDNEEKQIKYRICELESNPPPMEESIVIEEVLKVEKDSLLEKISGTLRQELDQERHKAANLDKEIKKVQLQLEILHKEKSQEKLICREVIRIEKDKSLEDERARVRNLFNKEKNSRLDLEEEIRRIKDRTEKLEDSMTSWSRVESELKQARDATLREKASLEEDLRNLEREREQKTYVHQAESKLLSQHHVKEKQRKHELDAKLTWIEREIMKERDRVHEKEYMIRDLESQISREEARHRDMQMRETNLSTKISIVDPITGEDLSPYEAYKRNMIDRQQYIHLQELECDWEEISTHGLSGETAVLRDKKSGKQYSIEAALKDRRITKEELQFYREGKLPISEFALLVAGEAKPTALHIGTINSAPPISPSYQSSNYSSPGFATYRTHKDRDQQPIAGVYDNTTNSKLSVTNALNKKLIDPITAQRLLEAQAATGGIIDVMTRERHSVHTAVDRNLVDTTHEKRLIYAQKAFTGLEDPVTSERLSVGVAVQKGWLSADSAHQYMEAQYLTGGLVDPNHSGRLSITEALKTKMIDSNTARILQEDSNYTKDLTDPITKERVHYKELMSRCQREELSGLLLLPVNSEPGQFSSYQSTNRFDTRPQHSPFSLAY; encoded by the exons ATGGACAAAGACATCAATGATTTGAAGAGGCGAAGCCAGCAGATTGCACCGCTGAAAGCCAGGCGTAGCCTCGTCTCTAAACCCATCCCAGTGGAGGCACTGTGTGACTGGGAGGATGAACAG AATGAAATAAGCCGCGGTGAAAAGCTGATGCTTCAGAACAATGCTGACCCCGAGAACTGGGTGGTGGCGAATAGCATGAATAAGACCCAGTGTGCTCCTGGGGTCTGCTTCAACATCCCTCCTACTGACCCAGAAGCCATCACTCGAGCCAACAG GTTGGCGAAGGATATAGATGATTTGAAGAGGAAAcgctcagacactgagaacaaGTTGAAAAACCGTTACAACGAGTTGAGCCAACTTAAACAACCCAATCAATTCAACCAGACCAGCCTGTTTGCAGCACCAG TTACCAGCTTTGGCTCAGGAAAGGATGACCCCCAGAGCAAAGACCTCCTGTCAAAACTCGACAAGATCAACGGTGACCTGGGAGAGACTGAGAAACAGATGATAACCCAGATGCGTTTGCCAATCAACCAAAGTGCTCCCACTAAGGACATTACCAACCGTCTCAAGGAGCAGGAG AGTGTAAACAAGCGCCTGCAGAAGATTGGAGCTGAGAAGGACTCCGTACAGCGAGAATGCGAATCCTTCCTTTCGAAGAAACCTGCAGGTCCCTCCGTATCGCAGCTTCCAACTAAACTGAACAATGTGAAGAATAAATACAATGACATTACCTCGCTGGCTAACCAATACCAGAACAA AGCAAAGAGTCAACTAGACTTGGAAGACAGCATTGACAAAGCTGATGTTGCCCTCAGGAAAATTGAGTCCAATCTGGCGGAGGAGTCGGTGATTCCTGTTGCGTCAAATGCCATGCAGCAGAGGAGGACCGAGCTGCAG AGATTGAGACAGGAACTAAACAATGACCAAGACAAGCTGCAGAAGGTGAACCAGGATCTGAAAAGGACTGAGTACAGCTGCAAATCTCTGGAGCTCAACTTCCAGGAATACTGCCCCGATATCAAGAAACAACAGGTTGAAGTCCAGAAGCTGAACAACCGCTTTCAGAATGCAAGTGATCAACTGGACCTTAG AGATGAAATGCTTCAGAATGCTGACATAGCCCACCAGCGCTATAAGACATCCCAGCAGGATCTCAACACCTGGATGAACAATCTTCCAAGCAATCAAGTGCAACCTACAGCCAGCCTGAATGAAGTCAACGCCAAACTCCAGGCTCAGAAG AAAGTAGTGAACGATATCAAGAAGAAGGAACCCGAAAAGGATGCACTCATCGCTCTCTCCTATGATCTGCAGTCCACACTGAAT AATTACGAAACTAACAATGAGAAATATCGTGCATCTCTGGACCCTATCACTGGCCCATCTAACGTGAAGAAACTGAGGACTCAGAACCTGAAAGAAAGCATTAATGATCAG GAGAAGGACACGGTTAAACGCTTTGCTGAAGTCTCTTCATCAAATGACCAACTGCTTAACCAGCTGGACTTTGTGACAAAGATTAAGCAAAAG CAACAAGAAAGTCCAGTGAACGAAGTGATTACTCAAAAGAATGTGCAGTCAGAAAATGCACTGTTTGCCAGAAAAGGCATTgatctccaacaacagtttaaagacGAAGAGAAGAAGACCAAATTAGCTGTAACAACTCTACAAGAGCAGAACAAAAGACTTAGTCTTCTAAGGGCACAAAGACCTGTGGATAAAAtggaagagaaagaggtggtggagtACTACAGGGACCCCAAGGTAGAAACCAACCTTTCTGCTTTGCGTAACAAAATCCATGATGTAAGGAATCAAAGACTGGGAATGCAGAACGACATCAATTCAACGAAGCAGAAAATCAGTTTGCTAGAAGATGAACAAAAGAACTCCAAAACTGGCCAGGTCATCAAAGAAGTGAAGAAAGTTGAGAGGAACCCCGCACTAGATGTTGAAGCTGAAAATCTACGCAGTGAGATCAGTACTCTGAGAAGAGAAAAGCAAATCACCATTAGCGATTGGGACCGCCTAACAAGACAGGTCACCATCCTTGAGCAGAAGCCAATCAATATCAAAGAAAAAGTTGTCATGATAGAAAAAGTCAAGGTGGAAAAGGACCCAGTTATGCTAAAGGCTTCTAGAAGTCTTCAAAACGAGATTGATGATGAGAGTCAGAAGAAGCAGTCACTGACTGAAAAGATACGGCTCTTAAGAACTCAGATTGAGACTCTGGAGAAGCAAACAGGAAAGACTGATCCAAAGGTCATGATTAAGGAGATCAAGAAGGTAGAAAAAGACCCTCAACTTGAAAAGGATTTAGCCAGGCTCAGAAACCTTTGCCAGGATGAAAACCAGAAGAATAATATCCTAAAGGAAGAACTGAGTGAGCTGCAGAGGGAATACAGAATCATTGCTGACCAGAAACCCAAAATTGAAATGAAAGAAATTGTCCGTGAGAATTTCTGTGTCCTTCCAGAAACTGAAAAAGAGATCATAAAATTAAAGAAAGAAATACGAGAAACTGCGAAGAGAAGGGGTGATGTGGAGATGGAAATCACCATAGCACAGGGAGACCTGGAAGTCCTCAAGGATAGGAAACCTCAAATTCAGTACAAAGATATCACACAAGAGGTTGTGAAGCTTCAAAAAAGCCCAGAAATGCTGAAAGAAATTGATCAGCTCAAACGTCAGCTCCCTCAAATGGACGATGACTACAATGATATGCAAGGAAATATTAAGAGGTTGAAGACAGAAAGAGATGAATGGCGAAAAGAACGGTCTAAGGTTGAGACCAAAGTGGTAACCAAGGATATCACAAAATATGAAGATGATCCAATTCTGGAGAAAGAGGCGGTGCGCCTCCGTAAAATAGTTCGTGAAGAATCAGAGAAACGACGGTATACTGAATCACTGGTGTTTGACTTGCAAAATATGTTCTCCCAGCTGCAGAGACAGAAACCTGAAGAGAAGATTGTCGTTAAGGAAATTGTCCGTTTAGAAAAAGATCCTAAACTCACCATAGAGCATGATAACCTGGGCAATACCTTGGATGAAGAACGCAAACAGAGACGTACCCTGGAGAGAGACGTTCAGCACCTAACAGCTCTTGTGGAGGAAAAAGAGGCAGAACTAAACCTTGAGGAAGAAAAGAGTATTCGACAGGAGATTGACAATGAAGAGAAACAAATAAAATACAGAATATGCGAGCTGGAGTCAAATCCTCCTCCAATGGAAGAGAGCATTGTCATTGAAGAAGTCCTTAAAGTGGAAAAAGATTCATTACTTGAAAAAATATCTGGAACTCTTCGTCAGGAGCTAGACCAAGAAAGACATAAAGCTGCCAATTTGGACAAAGAAATTAAAAAAGTTCAACTCCAACTGGAAATTTTGCACAAAGAAAAATCTCAGGAAAAGCTTATCTGCAGAGAAGTTATCCGGATTGAAAAAGATAAGTCCTTGGAGGATGAGCGAGCTCGTGTTCGAAACTTGTTCAATAAGGAGAAGAACTCCAGGCTGGATTTAGAGGAAGAAATAAGAAGGATTAAAGACAGGACCGAGAAATTAGAAGACTCAATGACATCGTGGTCCCGTGTGGAATCTGAGCTGAAGCAAGCCAGAGATGCTACTCTCCGCGAGAAGGCTTCTCTGGAGGAGGACCTGAGAAATCTAGAGCGTGAAAGAGAACAAAAGACCTATGTCCATCAAGCGGAATCCAAACTTCTGAGTCAGCATCATGTAAAAGAGAAGCAAAGGAAGCATGAGCTGGATGCTAAACTGACATGGATAGAGCGAGAGATCATgaaggagagagacagggtccATGAGAAAGAGTACATGATCAGAGATCTTGAGTCACAAATCAGCAGGGAAGAAGCTCGTCATCGAGACATGCAGATGAGAGAAACCAACTTGTCCACTAAGATATCCATTGTGGATCCAATTACCGGGGAGGATTTGTCACCCTATGAGGCTTACAAAAGGAACATGATAGATAGGCAACAGTACATCCATTTGCAGGAGCTGGAATGTGACTGGGAAGAGATTTCCACCCATGGTCTATCAGGAGAAACAGCTGTCCTTCGAGACAAGAAAAGTGGGAAACAATATTCCATTGAGGCTGCCTTGAAGGACAGAAGAATCACTAAAGAAGAGCTACAATTTTATAGGGAAGGAAAGCTCCCAATATCTGAGTTTGCACTGCTAGTAGCAGGTGAAGCCAAACCAACAGCATTACATATAGGCACAATAAATTCTGCGCCACCAATTTCTCCCAGCTATCAGTCGTCAAACTATTCTAGCCCGGGCTTTGCAACCTACAGAACACATAAAGACAGGGATCAGCAACCCATAGCTGGAGTCTATGACAATACCACTAATTCAAAGTTGTCTGTCACAAATGCCTTGAACAAGAAGCTAATAGATCCCATCACTGCTCAAAGGCTGCTGGAAGCGCAGGCAGCCACAGGAGGGATCATTGATGTCATGACCAGGGAAAGGCACTCAGTCCACACGGCAGTAGATAGGAATCTGGTCGACACAACCCATGAGAAAAGGCTGATTTATGCGCAAAAAGCTTTCACAGGGCTGGAAGATCCCGTCACAAGTGAACGCCTCTCTGTAGGGGTGGCTGTCCAGAAGGGCTGGCTGTCCGCCGACAGTGCCCACCAGTACATGGAAGCCCAGTACCTCACCGGCGGTCTGGTGGACCCCAACCACTCAGGCCGTTTGTCCATCACAGAGGCCCTGAAGACCAAGATGATCGACAGCAACACTGCCAGGATCCTGCAGGAAGACTCCAACTACACAAAGGATCTCACTGACCCTATCACTAAGGAGCGAGTCCATTACAAAGAGCTGATGAGTCGCTGCCAGAGAGAAGAGCTCTCTGGTCTGCTGCTTCTCCCTGTCAACTCGGAGCCTGGTCAGTTCTCCAGCTATCAATCAACAAACCGTTTTGACACCAGACCTCAACACTCACCATTTTCTCTTGCATACTAA